One stretch of Brevibacillus laterosporus DNA includes these proteins:
- a CDS encoding transposase gives MEVVESFRGKFPTLIEQLCRKYRFGHRKIRALLCRKHNKQVNRKTVQRIMQKKNLQCRTKPKRKTYINGESRIVVANERNRDFTASKPNEKWVTDITYRQLWTCITTKSSLTE, from the coding sequence ATGGAGGTTGTAGAGAGTTTTCGGGGGAAATTTCCAACTTTAATTGAACAGTTGTGTCGGAAATATCGTTTTGGTCACAGAAAGATACGAGCTCTACTGTGTCGTAAGCATAACAAACAGGTGAATCGTAAGACTGTCCAAAGGATTATGCAGAAGAAAAATCTACAATGTCGCACCAAGCCAAAACGTAAGACGTATATCAACGGGGAGAGCAGAATTGTTGTAGCGAATGAACGTAACAGGGATTTTACGGCTTCGAAACCAAATGAAAAGTGGGTTACGGATATTACATATCGACAATTATGGACCTGTATAACAACGAAATCATCGCTTACCGAATAA
- a CDS encoding PLP-dependent aminotransferase family protein has product MDWQPNRESRIPLYKQIAQYLEQRISNGEYPAGTVLPSERLLSKELDVNRSTVVSAYEELRAAGIVESLQGKGTIVSRNIWGTSRNRIPNWEKLIETGSFLPNTTMTRSIRKEAFSLDLIDLASGELSPDLSASQYFRNIMSNEAFTYHVGYDHPQGNLKLRETISLHLKESRNITATPSSVLITSGAQQALYLIVQCLLQSGDAVAIEDPSYSYSLPLFKSAGLRPFLLPVDNHGINPDDIVEFYKQHRIKMVFLNPNFQNPNGSFLNLERRKRVLEISSHFGIPIIEDDPYSLTAFDKTQVPTLKSLDQNGTVLYVSSLSKIVASGLRIGWISGPQTVIERLADAKQQIDFGHSIIPEWIATQFLSSEDFPIHLDKLRNSLAINRDKMVFSLYDQLGEQVEFLVPEGGIHMWCKVKADVSEQQLLKEAIKRGVVYVPGSVFGTQKGYARFTFGRVKEEHIYEAISRFSDALHSFE; this is encoded by the coding sequence ATGGATTGGCAACCCAATCGTGAAAGTAGAATCCCTTTATATAAGCAAATTGCCCAATATCTTGAACAACGTATCTCCAATGGAGAATATCCTGCTGGAACAGTGCTTCCTTCCGAACGCTTGCTTTCAAAAGAATTAGATGTAAACCGTTCGACAGTCGTATCTGCCTATGAAGAATTACGTGCTGCTGGTATTGTGGAAAGCTTGCAGGGGAAGGGGACAATCGTAAGCAGAAACATATGGGGTACATCTCGCAACCGCATTCCCAACTGGGAGAAATTGATCGAAACAGGATCATTCCTTCCTAACACCACTATGACGCGTTCCATACGCAAAGAGGCATTCTCTCTTGATCTCATAGATCTAGCAAGCGGGGAACTTTCACCCGATTTATCTGCTTCCCAATACTTTCGCAACATCATGTCGAATGAGGCTTTTACCTATCACGTTGGCTATGATCACCCTCAAGGTAACCTGAAACTGCGTGAAACCATCTCCTTACATCTAAAGGAATCTAGAAATATTACTGCGACGCCTTCATCTGTATTGATTACTTCTGGGGCACAGCAGGCTCTTTACTTGATTGTCCAGTGCTTACTTCAATCAGGGGATGCCGTTGCGATTGAAGACCCCTCATATAGCTATTCTTTACCTTTATTTAAATCAGCCGGACTAAGACCCTTCTTGTTACCTGTTGATAATCATGGGATTAATCCGGATGATATCGTGGAATTCTATAAGCAGCATCGCATTAAAATGGTATTTCTTAATCCCAATTTTCAAAATCCTAATGGGTCATTTCTCAACTTAGAACGTAGAAAAAGAGTTCTAGAAATTTCCTCCCACTTCGGAATACCTATCATTGAGGATGATCCATACAGTTTAACTGCTTTTGATAAAACACAAGTTCCAACCTTAAAATCTTTGGATCAAAATGGTACCGTTCTCTATGTTAGTTCCTTAAGCAAAATTGTCGCGTCTGGTTTACGGATCGGATGGATATCTGGCCCCCAGACAGTAATTGAACGTTTAGCGGATGCAAAACAACAAATCGATTTTGGACATAGCATTATACCTGAATGGATCGCAACCCAGTTTTTATCGTCTGAGGACTTCCCGATTCATTTGGACAAGCTTCGTAACTCACTCGCAATTAATAGAGACAAAATGGTTTTTTCATTATATGACCAGCTAGGTGAACAGGTAGAGTTTCTAGTACCCGAGGGTGGTATTCATATGTGGTGTAAGGTGAAGGCAGACGTTAGTGAACAACAATTGTTAAAAGAGGCAATCAAAAGAGGAGTTGTTTATGTTCCCGGAAGTGTCTTCGGGACACAGAAAGGATATGCTCGATTTACATTCGGCCGAGTTAAGGAAGAACATATTTATGAGGCAATTTCACGCTTTTCAGACGCTTTACATAGTTTCGAGTAA
- a CDS encoding toxin — protein sequence MTITHSTSTLNWDTVFAIPIAEVNRMIREQKSSPKNFELTDSNGNDFKGEFKDWQIITGGDGNSIRMNIPVRDFQTILQDFFIGKFGFQSADLHVQVKLTYLPHETVTKNEGNEQLYGLKMKTKSSGPIDPVVIGISLKNVTGIFYPGSLNHNVFIDLEEILKEIFMSQIITWLTLHLEQFTHTFNVVNLNLYISGDEAWAWCRPSYVDYAYTDIEGDVEKSLLGVLCMTGGRRGGIQQQQKLDAYVIPKSSNAGFLIAEERFLRDVLLPTLPMKFTNSTIDDYEVINASGEAGQYQHILQLKDGRKIQLERVQANGSMYTPYLEELKLSLIGDEMKLETYTETHIFDGIKAYCRTTHHYRIVLATNKKGEQTITYEQVKEPTLLQGTINGGSALPWIMLVAGIIASVLLAVFTGGATLLIAGIVVSLIFGTIALLPTIFETLNVETSPSIDLLLENTTSQIIWNASETFELDYAGLAGPLQLGGRFVI from the coding sequence ATGACAATTACTCATTCGACTAGTACTTTGAATTGGGATACGGTATTTGCCATTCCTATTGCGGAAGTGAATCGTATGATAAGGGAACAAAAAAGCAGTCCGAAAAATTTTGAATTAACTGATTCAAATGGAAATGATTTCAAAGGGGAATTTAAGGACTGGCAAATTATCACGGGTGGGGATGGAAATAGTATTCGAATGAACATACCTGTTCGAGATTTCCAAACCATCTTACAGGATTTTTTCATAGGAAAATTTGGATTTCAATCTGCAGATTTACATGTTCAAGTCAAGCTTACCTATCTTCCGCACGAAACAGTCACAAAAAATGAAGGAAATGAACAATTATATGGTTTGAAAATGAAAACAAAGAGTTCGGGTCCAATTGATCCTGTCGTGATAGGTATCTCATTAAAAAATGTGACAGGTATATTCTATCCAGGGTCATTGAATCATAATGTATTCATTGATCTTGAGGAGATTCTAAAAGAAATATTCATGAGTCAAATTATTACATGGTTAACGTTACATCTCGAACAATTTACCCATACTTTTAATGTAGTCAACTTAAATCTGTATATTAGTGGTGATGAAGCATGGGCATGGTGTAGGCCTTCCTACGTTGATTATGCCTATACAGATATTGAGGGAGACGTAGAAAAAAGTTTATTAGGAGTCTTATGTATGACAGGAGGAAGGAGGGGAGGAATTCAACAACAACAAAAATTAGATGCCTATGTCATTCCCAAATCCTCAAATGCTGGATTTTTAATTGCAGAAGAACGATTTTTACGAGACGTATTATTGCCAACGTTACCAATGAAGTTTACAAATTCAACAATTGATGACTATGAAGTGATTAATGCAAGTGGTGAAGCAGGACAGTATCAACATATTCTCCAACTGAAAGACGGAAGAAAGATACAATTAGAGAGGGTACAAGCGAATGGATCAATGTATACTCCTTACCTGGAAGAATTGAAGCTAAGTTTGATCGGGGATGAAATGAAACTGGAAACATATACAGAGACTCATATATTTGACGGTATAAAAGCATATTGTCGTACCACTCATCATTATCGGATTGTATTAGCTACTAACAAAAAGGGGGAGCAAACCATCACGTATGAACAAGTAAAAGAACCGACACTGTTACAAGGAACGATAAATGGAGGTTCTGCGTTACCATGGATAATGCTTGTTGCGGGAATCATTGCGTCTGTCCTTTTAGCTGTGTTTACAGGAGGAGCAACATTGCTTATAGCTGGAATTGTTGTATCACTAATATTTGGAACCATTGCTTTGTTACCTACAATTTTTGAAACGTTAAATGTTGAAACGTCTCCAAGCATAGACCTTTTGTTAGAAAATACAACTTCTCAAATTATTTGGAATGCTAGTGAAACCTTTGAATTAGATTATGCTGGCTTAGCAGGACCACTTCAACTAGGTGGAAGGTTTGTGATATAG
- a CDS encoding class A beta-lactamase-related serine hydrolase, with amino-acid sequence MTTIETALVSTLQTKLEKMMADLHVPGAAIAIVKDGNIIVSKGFGYRNLEKKEPVTPQTRFAIGSTTKAFGTFSLSLLEQQKKFDWDTPVQSYIPYFSLSVIVANAQITTRDLASHRSGIGRHDLLWYIHSLSRKEVVEKIKYLPRESLFRASYLYNNLMYATISSTVESITHQTWEQYVAEHILQPLQMEQTNFSVIDSQNK; translated from the coding sequence ATGACTACAATTGAAACTGCTCTGGTCAGTACCTTACAAACAAAGCTCGAGAAAATGATGGCGGATTTACATGTTCCAGGAGCTGCCATAGCGATTGTAAAAGATGGAAATATCATTGTTTCAAAAGGTTTTGGGTATCGTAATTTAGAAAAGAAAGAACCTGTTACTCCCCAAACACGGTTTGCAATCGGTTCTACCACAAAAGCATTTGGTACATTTTCTTTAAGCCTTTTAGAACAGCAAAAAAAGTTCGATTGGGATACTCCAGTTCAATCTTATATTCCTTATTTCTCTTTATCCGTTATAGTTGCTAATGCGCAAATTACTACTCGTGATTTAGCTTCTCATCGTTCTGGTATTGGTCGGCACGACTTGCTATGGTACATTCATTCGTTAAGTCGAAAAGAGGTCGTTGAAAAAATCAAATATTTACCACGTGAATCACTGTTTCGTGCTAGTTATTTATATAACAATTTAATGTATGCAACGATTAGCTCTACTGTGGAGAGTATTACCCATCAGACATGGGAACAATACGTTGCAGAACATATTTTACAACCACTTCAAATGGAACAGACAAATTTTTCTGTCATAGATTCACAAAATAAATAA